The Chroicocephalus ridibundus chromosome 3, bChrRid1.1, whole genome shotgun sequence genome has a segment encoding these proteins:
- the TPBG gene encoding trophoblast glycoprotein, which translates to MPGCGAPCLGLLLLLRVLLLGCGWAQQPPDSCQTFCDCLEAAKTVKCVDGNLTAVPPDLPPYVRTLFITGNRLARLPAGAFPAQRLPDLSALNLSGNHLRAVEAGALAALPALRQLDLSGNPLVSLSPLAFGEGSSPLEELALRGALRNHGVLLSLAAVLQSGALRNLSRLELADNGLLLLPAGMFTALPALQQLDLSNNSLVGLRNVSFQGLGQLQSLDLSDNSLGVLRNGTLAQFRSLPALRHIGLGRNAWVCDCAIEDLVAWLKESDQVEGKEALTCAYPDKMLGKALLKINSSDLNCSVPVDLPSQLQTSYVFLGIVLALIGAIFLLVLYLNRKGIKKWMHNIRDACRDHMEGYHYRYEINADPRLTNLSSNSDV; encoded by the coding sequence ATGCCGGGTTGCGGCGcgccctgcctggggctgctgctgctgctgcgcgtcctgctgctgggctgcggtTGGGCGCAGCAGCCGCCCGACAGCTGCCAGACCTTCTGCGACTGCTTGGAGGCGGCCAAGACGGTGAAGTGCGTGGACGGGAACCTGACGGCGGTGCCCCCCGACCTGCCGCCCTACGTCCGCACCCTCTTCATCACCGGCAACCGCCTGGCCCGCCTGCCGGCCGGCGCCTTCCCCGCCCAGCGCCTGCCCGACCTCAGCGCCCTCAACCTCAGCGGCAACCACCTGCGGGCCGTGGAGGCCGGCGCTCTggccgccctgcccgccctgcggcAGCTGGACCTCAGCGGCAACCCCCTGGTCTCCCTCAGCCCGCTGGCCTtcggggaaggcagcagcccgCTGGAGGAACTGGCCCTGCGCGGGGCCCTGCGCAACCATGGCGTCCTCCTCAGCCTGGCCGCCGTGCTGCAGTCCGGTGCCCTGCGCAACCTCAGCCGTCTGGAGCTGGCCGACAacgggctgctgctgctgcccgccgGCATGTTCaccgccctgcccgccctgcagcagctggaccTCAGCAACAACTCCCTGGTGGGCCTGCGAAACGTCTCCTTCCAAGGGCTGGGCCAGCTGCAGAGCCTGGACCTCAGCGACAACTCACTGGGCGTGCTGAGGAACGGCACCCTGGCCCAGTTCCGCAGCCTGCCCGCCCTCCGGCACATCGGCCTGGGCCGCAACGCCTGGGTCTGCGACTGCGCCATCGAGGACCTGGTGGCCTGGCTCAAGGAGAGCGACCAGGTGGAGGGCAAAGAAGCCCTGACCTGCGCCTACCCCGACAAGATGCTGGGCAAAGCCCTGCTGAAGATCAACAGCTCAGACCTGAACTGCTCCGTGCCTGTAGACCTGCCTTCCCAGCTACAGACTTCGTATGTCTTCCTAGGGATAGTCTTGGCTCTCATCGGGGCCATTTTCCTCCTGGTTTTGTACTTGAACCGAAAAGGAATCAAAAAGTGGATGCACAACATCAGAGATGCCTGTAGGGATCACATGGAGGGCTACCACTACAGATACGAGATCAATGCAGACCCCAGGTTAACAAACCTCAGCTCCAACTCGGACGTCTGA